DNA sequence from the Pseudoxanthomonas sp. genome:
ACCCACGCATAACACCAGAATTAAGCCGACCCGCGAAGCGGGTTCGGCTTGAATGAATTGTTATGCGCGCCAAGGTAAACCCGAAGCCCGCGACTCGCAACGGGTCCGGAAAGCCAGGGAGCACGGACAAAGCATCCGCCAACACGGGGCGGGTCGAGGCCAGCAAAGACCGAAGCCGACAGTGCCGCAAGTCCGAAGGTCATGAAGCTATCCTTTGCCGCGCGGCACGAACGCGATGCGTCCGAAGCCGAGTGAAGCGAAGTGCGGAACTGCCAGTCGTCCGGATGAGTCAGCGAGCGACCAACGCCGAAGTCAAAGGTGCGGCGGAAGTCGCAGCATTACCGAAGCCGACAACACCAACACACCTACCCACGCATAACACCGGAATTAAGCCGACCCGCGAAGCGGGTTCGGCTTGAATGAATTGTTAGACCGCACCGCGCCTACCAAGGCAAGAACGGTCACTCCGACAGCTAGCCAGAAGCCACCTTTCACGGCGCCCCACAACTGCATGCTGGCGAAGTACAAGCCTACACAGAACACGATTGATGCAAAAAAGCCTAACCACGCACGACGATAGAGCAGAAGCACTGCAAGGGCTCCGATAGCGCAAGTCGCGGCCCATAGCATCTTTGCCCAAACGGCAATCCCCCACATGGCTAGGAACTCAGGGGTTGCCGGAAAGAATTTGAAGAACAGGTCAAGTGTAACCAGAAGGTGCATGGCAATCAGGAGCGCTAGAAACAATGCGGCTAGTCGGCTTGCGAATGGCGTCTTGGCTTGCATGTCTCTCCTGTGCGGTCTAACACCTGAATTAAGCCGAGCCGCGAAGCGGCTTCGGCTTGAATGAATTGTTAGGCGCGTATGTAAGCTGACAAGACAGCGCCGGGCAAACCGAAGATGAATCCGAAGTAGGGCAAGACGAAACCAGCAATGATTGGCCTTGACTCAACTTTTAGAAGTTTCCAGCGATAGGCTAGGCGAAACGCAAGAGTGTCTGGGAAGCCAATGATTGAGGAGTCGTCAAGGAGTTCTTGCACGTTTCTATCTGGCGGTGGTTTCAAGAAAAGCCGCACGCGTGCCGCGCATGAAATGAAGAACAAGGCAAGTGCTATGGCGAGCACATAGCCCTCTGCGGCGCCACTGACGTCGATTCCTCTGATCACAATGCCGGGACCTTCATTTGCTAGCGCCTAACACCAGAATTAAGCCGACCCGCGAAGCGGGTTCGGCTTGAATGAATTGTTAGGCCTCTCCACCGGGAAGGCCCGCCGCTATAAGCTTAAGCCTTGCGACCGCGTCAGTGGAACCAAAGCGGCCAGCCGCACGATAGCTCTCTTTTACCGCGTCAGTGTCGGAGCAGATCTTGGCAAGAATGGTGTCTGCCACTTGCTGATGGAGGGCAATGCGCGCGGCGTACTTGGCAAGCACGGCTTGACCTGGCTGATCCGACTCGTGGCCGTCCAAGGCAAATGACCAATAGAAGTTGTCGTACTCGGCGCAGAATTCAGCGAACGACGCGTGTCCAGCAGCACACTCGCGCACCAGGTCATCAGCGCGATCTAGGGCTGCAAGGAGATCCATCTCTGTCGGGTAAGAGTTCATTTCTTGAGAGGCCTAACACCTAGTAGACCCCATACATGGGGTGATAACGCCGAGTATTGAACCTTGGCGGAGGGGCGTCAATCGCGGGTTTCATTTGTGACATCAATGTCTTGCGCGAGCGCGCTCCCGTATCGGCTGTTGCTGGCCCGGGCGTTATCGGAACTCGTCGGGAGGCGGGATTATCAGGGGCTTGATGGGGTGATAACGCCGATTACCCCGGGAGTGCGGGTGCCCGATGGAGGTGGGTCCGTGTGCGGCAAGCCTCACTCGCTGGGGGCGGGCATGGCGCTGGGCACGTGGTGGGCGGCGAGGAAGGCGCGCAGGGAAGCCGGCTTCACGGGCTTGGTGAGGAGGCGGTAGCCGCGTTCGCGGGCGTCGCGCTTGAGTTCGTCGCGGCCGTCGGCGGTGAGCAGGGCGCCGGCGACGGGACCAGGACTGGCGGCGCGCAGGGCGTCGAGGGTGGCCAGGCCGTCGAGGCGGTCGTGCAGGTGGTAGTCCACCAGCATCACGGACGGGCCCTCGGCGATCTTCTCCAGGGCTTCGTCGACGGTGGTGGCGGTGATGACGTCCACCTGCCAGCGTCCGAGCAGGGCCTGCATGCCGTCGATGATCTCGCGGTCGTTGTCCACGCAGAGCACGCGCAGGCCGGCCAGCGAATCGCTGGCCAGAGTGTTGCGCCGCGCGGACGCGCGTCGTTCGATCACCTGCGTGCCGCGTGGCACGATGATGCAGAACATGCTGCCGCGATCAACGGTACTGCGGGCATCCAGCTCGTGCTGAAGCAGGCGCGAGATGCGCTGGCAGATGGACAGGCCCAGGCCCAGCCCGCGTTCGCCCCAGTCGAACGGCTGTTGGTAGCGGTGGAACTCGTCGTAGATCTGCCGCATGTGGTTCTCGGGAATGCCGGGGCCGGTATCCCAGACCTGCAGGGCGACCCGTTCTCCCTGCGCGCGCATGCCGATGACGATGCGGCCTTCGCGCGTGTACCGCAGTGCGTTGGCGAGGAAGTTCTGCAGCACGCGACGCAGCAGGCGACGGTCGCTGCGCACGGGGATGGCACGCGCATGAACGCGGAGCTTCAGGCCGCGGCCGGCCGCGACCGGGGCGTACTGCGCCGCCAGCTCGCGCATCAGTTCGCCGGCATCGAAGTCGGTGATCTGGGTCTGCAGCCCGCCGGCATCAAGGCGCGACACGTCGAGCAGGCCGTCCAGCAATTCCTCGGCGGCGCGCAGGGAGGCATCGACGCGTTCGGCCAAGTGCTGGCGCTCCTGCGCCTGTGCATCGGTGCCCTGTTCGCTGTCGCGCAGGGCGCTGACGAACAGGCGCGCGGCATTGAGCGGCTGCAGCACGTCGTGGCTGATCGCCGCCAGGAAGCGCGTGCGCGATTGCTGCGCGTGTTCTGCGGCCTTGCTGCGCTCGGCCACGCGCTGTTCCAGCGTTTCGTTGGTTTCCAGCAGCAGCGCTTCGGCGTGCTTGAAGTCGGTGATGTCGTTGTAGCTGGTGACGTAGCCGCCGCCCGGCAGGGGCTGGCCGCGCATCTCGATCACCTGGCCGTCGGCGCGCACGCGCTCGAAGATGTGCGGTGAACCGGCGCGCATGTAGCGGATGCGCTTGTTGATCTGCGCATCGATGTCGCCCTCGCCCAGCTCGCCGCGCTCGGCGTTGTAGCGGATCAGGTCGGCGACGGGACGGCCGACATAGAGCATGCCGTCGGGATAGCCGAACATCTGCTGGTAGCGCCGGTTCCAGGCGACCAGGCGCATGTCGGGATCCACCACGCTGACGCCGGCGCTGATGTTCTCCAGCGTGGTCGACAGGATCTCGCGGTTGAACCGCAGTTCCTGGCCGGCCTGATCGAGCACCGCCACCACTTCGCCCAGCTCCATGCCCGAGCCGCGCAATACGCTGGTCAGCACGAGGCGCGCGGAGGCGGCGCCGATGGCGGCGGCGAGCAGGCGCTCGGTGAACTGCACCCAGGCGCGGTCGGCCGGGACGTTGGGCTGGTACTCGCGTCCCAGCGCCTGCGCCTGTTCGGCGAATGCGCGGCGCGCATGACGCTCGCCGACCACGCGCTCGGCCAGCGTGCACAGATCGCCGACGCGCACGCTGCCGGGCCATTCGCCGGCGACCAGCGCCGGGCGCTGCGCGTACGGGTCGAGGAACGGCGCGGCACGCAGCCGTTCGTCCACGCCGGGGCGCGAGCGCGCGGACACGATCATCATCGCGCCGGTGTTGACCAGCAGCGACCAGAACGTACCGTGCGTCAGCGTGTCCCAGCCGCTCAGCCCGAACAGCTGCTGCGGGCGCAGCCAGCGGATGCCGAACGGGCCGTCGTGCAGCCACAGCACGTCGAACCAGCCGGCCTGGGTCATGGTCGGCAGCAGCAGCGTGTAGATCCAGGTGGCGAAGCCGAGCACCATGCCGACCTCCACGCCGCGCCGGCTGGCGCCGCGCCAGTACAGGCCGCCGATCAGTCCCGGCGCGAACTGCGCGACCGCCGCGAACGCCATCAGCCCGTACGACGCCAGCGTGCTGTCGTTGCCGCTGCTGCGGTAATAGCTGTACGCCGTCAGCGCCAGCAGCAGGATCGCCACGCGGCGGATCCACAGCACGCGCGAGGCGACGTCCGCTTCGGCGTGATGCTGCGCCCACCCGCGACGCAGCAGCAGCGGCATGACCAGGTCGTTGCTGACCATGGTGGCCAACGCGATGCTGGCCACGATCACCATGCCCGTGGCGGCGGAGAATCCGCCCACGTAGGCGACGATGGCCAGCGCGGTGCGCCCTTCCGCCAGCGGCAGCGCCAGCACATAGCTATCGTCGGCCACGCTGGTGCCGCCGAACAGCGTGGCGCCGGCGGCGGCGATCGGGACCACCATCAGCGAGAACAGCGCCAGGTAGCCGCCGAACAGCCAGCGGGCCTTGCGGATGTCGCCCACGTCGCTGCATTCCACCACCGCCACGTGGAACTGGCGCGGCAGGCAGACGATGGCCAGGAAGCCGAGCAGGGTCTGCGCGATGAAACCCACCGGCGGCGCGTTCTCGAACAGCGTGCGCGCGGAGTCGGTGACGCGGAAGGTGTTCTCGCCCAGCCACAGGTAGGCGAACACGCCCACCGCGATCATCGCCACCAGCTTGACCACCGATTCCAGCGAGATCGCCAGCATCATGCCGTGGTGGTGTTCGGTGGCATCGACCTGGCGCGTGCCGAACAGCGCCGCGAACAGCGCCATCAGCAGCGC
Encoded proteins:
- a CDS encoding PAS domain-containing hybrid sensor histidine kinase/response regulator; protein product: MVSSWILLLVSVGYAALLFGVAWWGDRRPMYPDRPWLRPVVYSLALAVYCSSWTFYGAVGSAVRNGLGYLPIYLGPVLLLLFGWRIIERLALIARSENTVSIADFISSRYGRSRRLAALVTVIALIGVVPYLALQYKAVAMSLSVLSGDGGDSTHGFFTDPALYVALLMALFAALFGTRQVDATEHHHGMMLAISLESVVKLVAMIAVGVFAYLWLGENTFRVTDSARTLFENAPPVGFIAQTLLGFLAIVCLPRQFHVAVVECSDVGDIRKARWLFGGYLALFSLMVVPIAAAGATLFGGTSVADDSYVLALPLAEGRTALAIVAYVGGFSAATGMVIVASIALATMVSNDLVMPLLLRRGWAQHHAEADVASRVLWIRRVAILLLALTAYSYYRSSGNDSTLASYGLMAFAAVAQFAPGLIGGLYWRGASRRGVEVGMVLGFATWIYTLLLPTMTQAGWFDVLWLHDGPFGIRWLRPQQLFGLSGWDTLTHGTFWSLLVNTGAMMIVSARSRPGVDERLRAAPFLDPYAQRPALVAGEWPGSVRVGDLCTLAERVVGERHARRAFAEQAQALGREYQPNVPADRAWVQFTERLLAAAIGAASARLVLTSVLRGSGMELGEVVAVLDQAGQELRFNREILSTTLENISAGVSVVDPDMRLVAWNRRYQQMFGYPDGMLYVGRPVADLIRYNAERGELGEGDIDAQINKRIRYMRAGSPHIFERVRADGQVIEMRGQPLPGGGYVTSYNDITDFKHAEALLLETNETLEQRVAERSKAAEHAQQSRTRFLAAISHDVLQPLNAARLFVSALRDSEQGTDAQAQERQHLAERVDASLRAAEELLDGLLDVSRLDAGGLQTQITDFDAGELMRELAAQYAPVAAGRGLKLRVHARAIPVRSDRRLLRRVLQNFLANALRYTREGRIVIGMRAQGERVALQVWDTGPGIPENHMRQIYDEFHRYQQPFDWGERGLGLGLSICQRISRLLQHELDARSTVDRGSMFCIIVPRGTQVIERRASARRNTLASDSLAGLRVLCVDNDREIIDGMQALLGRWQVDVITATTVDEALEKIAEGPSVMLVDYHLHDRLDGLATLDALRAASPGPVAGALLTADGRDELKRDARERGYRLLTKPVKPASLRAFLAAHHVPSAMPAPSE